The Deltaproteobacteria bacterium genome has a window encoding:
- a CDS encoding single-stranded DNA-binding protein, producing the protein MASVNKVILVGNLGQDPEVRYLPSGQPVANFSIATTERWTGKDGTPGEKTEWHRIVVFGKQAENCKEYLKKGRQVYIEGRLRSREWNDKEGNKKTTVEIVAQTVQFLGSGPGRSRDSAPSEAPSPAQDLPSPLGSSDDDIPF; encoded by the coding sequence ATGGCATCCGTGAACAAGGTCATTCTCGTCGGGAATCTGGGACAAGACCCCGAGGTTCGTTATCTCCCGTCCGGTCAGCCGGTAGCCAATTTCAGTATCGCCACAACGGAACGTTGGACCGGCAAAGACGGTACTCCGGGTGAAAAGACGGAATGGCACAGGATTGTCGTGTTTGGGAAACAGGCGGAGAACTGCAAGGAGTATCTGAAGAAAGGGCGTCAGGTTTATATTGAGGGACGACTCCGCTCGCGCGAGTGGAATGACAAGGAGGGGAACAAGAAGACGACGGTGGAGATCGTCGCCCAGACCGTGCAATTTCTCGGCTCCGGCCCCGGACGTTCTCGCGACTCAGCCCCTTCGGAGGCCCCATCACCGGCCCAGGATCTTCCCTCTCCCTTGGGATCATCGGATGACGATATTCCGTTCTAA
- a CDS encoding aspartate aminotransferase family protein, whose translation MTSTAEIIELSKKYLLNTYNRLPMAPVKGRGCWLWDAEGKKYLDFFSGIAVCNLGHSDPRVLRAIAVQAGKLLHTSNVFYLDHQAELAQWLVEHSFADKVFFCNSGAEANEGAVKLARKYARKILGQDRYEVITMNRSFHGRTLGMISATGQEKVQKGFEPLLPGFRYADFGDLSSLEKILSPQTIAIMVEPVQGEGGVRLPSPDYFKGLRDLCHRHKLLLIYDEVQVGIGRTGKMFAYEHSGIAPDIMTLAKALGNGLPIGALLARDFVASAFLPGDHASTFGGNPFVTAVALEVVKAVSGEALPNVGEISPYLERLLRQLPGDYSIVQEVRGVGLLWGIDLTCEARPFVERCLKKGLLINAVGSQTIRMAPSLLIRKKEIDFGIKILKEALNEEGSQKPL comes from the coding sequence ATGACAAGTACCGCCGAGATTATTGAGCTTTCCAAGAAATACCTCCTGAACACCTACAATCGCCTTCCAATGGCCCCGGTCAAGGGGAGGGGTTGTTGGTTATGGGATGCCGAGGGGAAGAAATACCTCGATTTTTTTTCCGGAATTGCGGTCTGTAATCTGGGGCATTCCGATCCCAGGGTGCTTCGTGCGATCGCGGTTCAGGCGGGAAAACTTCTCCACACAAGCAATGTCTTTTATCTTGATCATCAGGCGGAGCTTGCCCAATGGCTGGTTGAACACTCCTTTGCTGACAAGGTCTTTTTTTGTAACAGCGGGGCGGAGGCGAACGAGGGGGCGGTGAAACTGGCACGAAAGTATGCGCGCAAAATTCTGGGTCAGGACCGGTATGAAGTGATTACCATGAACAGATCGTTCCATGGCCGGACGCTCGGAATGATCTCTGCGACCGGTCAGGAGAAGGTCCAAAAAGGATTTGAGCCGCTCCTGCCGGGTTTTCGTTACGCTGATTTTGGAGATCTGAGCTCTCTTGAAAAGATACTGTCTCCCCAGACGATTGCGATTATGGTGGAGCCGGTTCAGGGGGAAGGGGGTGTCCGTCTCCCATCGCCTGACTATTTTAAAGGGCTCCGTGACCTCTGTCACAGACACAAACTGCTTTTAATTTATGATGAGGTCCAGGTCGGGATCGGCAGGACCGGGAAGATGTTCGCCTATGAACACTCCGGTATTGCCCCGGATATCATGACACTTGCGAAGGCGCTCGGCAACGGACTGCCGATCGGGGCGCTCCTCGCGCGTGATTTCGTCGCAAGTGCGTTTCTGCCGGGGGATCATGCCTCGACGTTTGGTGGAAATCCTTTCGTGACCGCCGTGGCGCTTGAAGTGGTGAAGGCTGTTTCGGGTGAGGCGCTTCCAAATGTTGGTGAGATCAGTCCCTATCTGGAGCGGTTGTTAAGACAGCTTCCGGGCGATTATTCTATTGTTCAGGAGGTGAGGGGAGTCGGCCTGTTGTGGGGTATTGACCTCACCTGTGAGGCAAGGCCGTTTGTTGAACGTTGCTTGAAAAAGGGTCTCCTGATCAATGCCGTTGGTTCGCAGACG
- a CDS encoding tryptophanase yields MSSPFESYITSVIRPIHQTTREERLKIIQEARYNLFKIPSKYVMIDLLTDSGTGGISNQQLAELILGDESYAGSASFEKMKEAVYEVTGFDYLIPTHQGRGAENVLCSTLVKEGDIVPGNSHFDTTKGHIEFRKATAVDCTIDAAREPTTQHPFKGNLDLEKLEEVLRSTPREGIPFVLITVTCNSGGGQPVSLENIRGVAELCKRYGVRLFFDMARFAENAYFIKSREPAFKDWSILKICREMFSQADGATMSAKKDAISAMGGFLALRDEELYQKCSVYSILFEGYLTYGGMTGGTMGVVAQGLREVTDEEYLRTRIMQVAQFGEGLQRREIPIIEPVGGHAIYIDAKRFLPPIPQSEYPAQALAVAAYIEGGIRGVEVGTVLADRDPRTGENRYPALEMVRLAIPRRTFSDNHLRYVAEVFEQLLRNRDQIRGLKITWEAPVLRHFTCQFELI; encoded by the coding sequence ATGAGCTCCCCTTTTGAATCCTACATTACCTCTGTCATCCGTCCGATTCATCAGACAACCCGTGAGGAACGGCTGAAGATCATCCAAGAGGCAAGGTACAATCTTTTTAAAATCCCATCAAAATACGTGATGATCGATCTCCTGACCGATTCCGGAACCGGGGGGATCAGCAATCAACAGTTGGCCGAACTGATCTTGGGGGATGAAAGCTATGCCGGTTCTGCCTCTTTTGAGAAGATGAAGGAGGCGGTTTATGAGGTGACCGGTTTTGACTACCTGATTCCAACCCACCAGGGGAGGGGGGCCGAGAATGTCCTCTGCTCGACCTTAGTCAAAGAGGGGGACATTGTCCCAGGCAACAGTCATTTTGATACGACAAAAGGTCATATTGAATTTAGAAAGGCGACAGCCGTTGATTGCACGATCGATGCGGCGAGAGAGCCGACGACTCAACACCCGTTCAAAGGGAATCTTGATCTGGAGAAGTTGGAGGAGGTTCTTCGGTCGACTCCACGAGAGGGAATACCTTTTGTATTGATCACGGTCACGTGCAACTCGGGGGGAGGGCAACCGGTCTCTTTGGAAAACATTCGCGGTGTGGCCGAGCTTTGCAAGAGATACGGGGTTCGCCTCTTTTTCGACATGGCCCGGTTTGCGGAGAACGCCTACTTTATCAAGAGCCGGGAACCTGCCTTTAAAGACTGGTCGATCTTGAAGATCTGCCGCGAGATGTTTAGTCAGGCGGATGGGGCAACGATGTCGGCCAAGAAGGATGCGATTTCGGCGATGGGGGGATTTCTCGCCCTGCGGGATGAGGAGCTGTATCAAAAGTGCAGTGTTTATAGTATCCTTTTTGAAGGGTATCTCACCTACGGCGGGATGACCGGTGGTACGATGGGGGTTGTAGCTCAGGGACTCCGTGAGGTGACAGATGAGGAATATCTGCGAACACGGATTATGCAAGTGGCACAATTTGGAGAGGGTCTTCAAAGACGAGAGATCCCGATCATTGAACCGGTTGGTGGGCATGCAATCTATATCGATGCAAAACGGTTTCTACCCCCTATCCCTCAATCGGAATATCCGGCACAGGCATTGGCGGTTGCTGCCTACATTGAGGGAGGGATCAGAGGTGTTGAGGTCGGAACGGTGTTGGCCGATCGAGATCCCCGAACCGGTGAAAATCGTTATCCTGCCTTGGAGATGGTTCGTTTGGCGATTCCACGCAGGACCTTTTCCGACAATCACTTAAGGTATGTCGCGGAGGTTTTTGAACAACTACTGCGAAATCGGGATCAGATCCGGGGCCTTAAGATTACCTGGGAGGCACCTGTACTCAGGCATTTTACCTGCCAGTTCGAATTGATTTAA
- the glmS gene encoding glutamine--fructose-6-phosphate transaminase (isomerizing) produces MCGIVGYIGKSNATPILMEGLSRLEYRGYDSAGIAVREKKAIRIVRSVGKLIELDKKLKSNAPVGTLGIGHTRWATHGRPNETNAHPHKAGPVVLVHNGIFENYGELHRYLAKKGHTLKTETDTELACHLIQQRLYDGLSMEKAFFKALSEIEGSYALAVLHEEEPDRIYFARRGSPPLVVGLGEGENFVASDIPAILSHTRRVVFLEDRDAGILWRDRCEIWNLSHKKVRRPIKTVNWSLSTAEKGGFKHFMLKEIFEQPRVVGDTLSGQLSEKQRRIYLRGVDPLFSGNGSFPFDKIYLVACGTSYHAALAGKYYMEEMARLPVMVDQASEFRYRNPILDRKTLIVAISQSGETADTLAAVQIAKEKGAKVISICNVVDSAIPRGSDTTLYTRAGPEIGVASTKAFTTQMVMLLLMALRLGRIRQTFSFGDETFDALVKLPKQIQKLVEIDLRDLAEKYAHSPNFLYFGRGIHYPIALEGALKLKEISYIHAEGYSAGEMKHGPIALIDRGMPVVVLAPQDKTYEKVMGNIEEVRARGASVIAIATQGDKQIAKKCQDVIYVPKAPWYITPILMTIPLQLLAYHIADHKGTDIDQPRNLAKSVTVE; encoded by the coding sequence ATGTGCGGCATTGTCGGTTATATTGGAAAAAGTAACGCAACACCGATCCTCATGGAGGGTTTAAGCCGGCTTGAGTATCGTGGTTATGATTCGGCGGGGATTGCTGTTCGGGAGAAAAAGGCGATCCGGATTGTCCGGTCGGTTGGCAAGCTGATTGAGCTTGATAAAAAATTGAAGAGCAACGCGCCGGTTGGAACGCTCGGTATCGGGCATACCCGCTGGGCGACGCACGGGCGGCCTAATGAAACTAATGCCCATCCGCACAAGGCAGGTCCGGTCGTCCTCGTCCATAATGGAATCTTTGAAAATTACGGAGAGCTTCACCGCTATCTGGCCAAAAAAGGGCACACCCTGAAAACGGAGACAGATACCGAGCTTGCCTGTCACCTCATCCAGCAACGGCTCTATGACGGCCTTTCTATGGAGAAGGCGTTTTTCAAGGCACTCTCCGAGATTGAGGGCTCTTATGCCTTGGCGGTTCTTCACGAAGAGGAGCCGGATCGGATCTATTTTGCCCGTCGCGGGAGTCCTCCGCTCGTCGTTGGATTGGGGGAGGGGGAGAATTTTGTTGCCTCTGATATCCCGGCGATCCTGTCGCATACACGGCGGGTCGTCTTTTTGGAGGATAGGGATGCGGGGATTCTCTGGAGGGATCGGTGTGAGATATGGAATCTCTCTCATAAGAAGGTGCGTCGTCCGATCAAGACAGTCAACTGGAGCCTCTCAACGGCCGAGAAGGGGGGGTTCAAGCATTTCATGCTGAAAGAGATCTTTGAACAGCCGAGGGTTGTTGGGGATACCCTTTCGGGACAATTGTCTGAGAAACAGAGGCGCATTTACCTGCGCGGAGTCGATCCGCTCTTTTCCGGAAACGGTTCATTTCCGTTTGACAAGATCTACCTTGTCGCTTGTGGCACCTCTTATCATGCTGCGCTGGCAGGCAAATACTATATGGAAGAGATGGCGCGTCTTCCCGTAATGGTCGATCAGGCGTCCGAGTTCCGCTACCGAAACCCGATTTTGGATAGAAAAACGCTCATCGTGGCGATCAGTCAGTCGGGTGAGACCGCCGACACCCTGGCCGCTGTCCAGATAGCAAAGGAAAAAGGGGCCAAGGTCATTTCAATCTGCAACGTGGTTGATTCGGCGATTCCGAGAGGTTCAGACACGACACTTTATACCCGTGCCGGTCCCGAGATCGGTGTCGCCTCAACGAAGGCGTTTACGACCCAGATGGTGATGTTGCTCCTGATGGCGCTTCGATTGGGAAGGATCCGCCAGACGTTCTCGTTCGGTGATGAGACATTCGATGCCCTCGTGAAACTTCCCAAACAGATTCAAAAGCTCGTGGAGATTGATCTCCGTGATTTGGCGGAAAAATATGCCCACTCTCCCAATTTTCTCTATTTTGGGCGTGGGATTCACTATCCGATTGCCCTCGAAGGGGCGCTTAAACTGAAGGAGATCTCTTATATTCATGCGGAAGGGTATTCTGCCGGTGAGATGAAACATGGACCGATCGCCCTGATTGATCGTGGGATGCCGGTGGTGGTGCTGGCTCCCCAGGACAAGACGTATGAGAAGGTGATGGGGAACATCGAAGAGGTTCGGGCGCGCGGGGCAAGCGTCATTGCGATCGCCACACAGGGCGACAAGCAGATCGCCAAAAAGTGTCAGGACGTGATCTATGTCCCGAAGGCCCCTTGGTACATCACGCCGATCCTCATGACAATTCCGCTGCAACTTTTGGCCTATCATATTGCTGACCACAAGGGGACCGACATTGACCAACCACGTAATCTAGCCAAAAGTGTCACGGTCGAATAG
- the glmU gene encoding bifunctional UDP-N-acetylglucosamine diphosphorylase/glucosamine-1-phosphate N-acetyltransferase GlmU, with the protein MQNLLVLILAAGRGERMRSALPKVLHPLSGRPLFSYVLETAEKLKPKKILAVVGHQAASVKKLFPNKKVEWVLQKEQFGTAHAVLSAASFLKGHKGPLLILSGDVPLLRLETLRSLQTKFEEERASLAFLTTELFDPSGYGRVVRDGDGEVDRIVEEKEASPEQKELREINAGIYLAETEEILKPLREIRRSPLKKEYYLTDLVEHLLREGKKVVSVFSKESGECLGINDRSQLAGAEELLRQRINLEWMKKGVSLRHPSSIWISSETVIEPDVIIHPGVIISGRSRISRGAEIFPYSVVEDSVVGVGARIGPFARLRPGSFVGEGARVGNFVELKKTVMKKGAKANHLTYLGDAVVGEGANVGCGTITCNYDGFRKNRTVIGKKVFIGSDVQLVAPVTIGDNAWVGAGTTVTKAVPSGSLAVSRVEQKNIKGWVKQKRKKEKKRG; encoded by the coding sequence ATGCAAAACTTGCTCGTCTTAATTCTGGCTGCCGGACGGGGAGAGAGGATGCGGTCCGCGCTCCCGAAGGTCCTTCATCCCTTGAGCGGCCGACCGCTCTTTTCCTACGTCCTGGAAACGGCGGAGAAACTAAAACCCAAAAAAATATTGGCAGTTGTCGGTCATCAAGCGGCGAGCGTCAAAAAACTCTTTCCAAATAAAAAAGTAGAGTGGGTTCTCCAAAAAGAGCAGTTCGGAACGGCCCATGCGGTCCTCTCGGCCGCCTCTTTTTTGAAGGGGCATAAAGGACCTCTCCTTATTTTGAGCGGAGATGTCCCACTCCTTCGTTTAGAGACCCTTCGATCTCTTCAGACAAAATTTGAAGAGGAGAGGGCCTCTTTGGCCTTTCTCACAACGGAGCTGTTTGACCCCTCAGGGTATGGTCGTGTGGTCCGGGATGGAGACGGCGAGGTCGACCGGATTGTTGAGGAGAAGGAGGCGTCTCCCGAGCAGAAGGAGTTGAGGGAGATTAATGCCGGTATTTATCTCGCGGAGACCGAAGAGATTCTTAAGCCGCTCCGGGAGATTCGTCGTAGTCCCCTCAAGAAAGAGTATTATCTGACGGATCTTGTTGAACATCTGCTTCGGGAGGGGAAAAAGGTTGTCTCTGTTTTCAGCAAGGAGAGTGGCGAGTGTCTTGGCATCAATGATCGATCCCAGTTGGCAGGGGCGGAAGAGCTCCTGCGACAGAGGATCAACCTGGAATGGATGAAGAAGGGAGTTTCTCTCCGACATCCCTCCTCCATCTGGATCTCATCCGAAACGGTGATCGAGCCGGATGTCATCATTCATCCGGGGGTTATTATCAGCGGACGAAGCCGTATCAGTAGGGGAGCGGAGATTTTTCCCTATTCCGTGGTTGAGGATTCGGTTGTTGGCGTGGGTGCCCGTATCGGTCCCTTTGCGCGTCTTCGGCCCGGGAGTTTCGTCGGAGAGGGAGCAAGGGTTGGCAACTTCGTCGAGCTTAAAAAAACCGTGATGAAAAAGGGGGCGAAGGCGAACCACCTGACCTATCTGGGAGATGCGGTTGTGGGAGAGGGTGCGAATGTCGGATGTGGAACGATCACTTGCAATTACGACGGTTTTCGGAAAAACAGGACGGTGATCGGGAAGAAGGTTTTTATTGGAAGTGATGTCCAGCTTGTGGCGCCGGTCACGATTGGGGATAATGCCTGGGTTGGGGCTGGGACCACGGTGACAAAAGCGGTTCCCTCCGGCTCGCTTGCAGTCTCCCGTGTTGAGCAGAAGAATATAAAAGGTTGGGTGAAACAGAAGCGTAAGAAAGAGAAAAAGAGAGGTTGA
- a CDS encoding inositol-3-phosphate synthase, whose amino-acid sequence MEKLTEKRTSIRPSDGKLGILLVGLGAVSTTLIAGVEAVKKGIAKPIGSLTQIGTIRLGKRTENRTPLVKEFVPLASLQDLVFGAWDIFPANAYESALHAGVLEKTLLDQVKPELETVAPMPAVFDKNYVRKLDGPNVKKTKNKMEAADQLLVDFEQFKKKNRLSRQVVIWCGSTEVYSQPKPVHQSLKAFENGLKENNPDIAPSMIYAYAALKARIPFANGAPNLTVDIPALQELAMENHVPISGKDFKTGQTLLKTIIAPGLKARYLGLQGWFSTNILGNRDGEVLDDPDAFKTKEESKLGVLDTILQPHLYPDLYGKMYHKVRINYYPPRGDNKEGWDNIDLFGWLGYPMQLKVDFLCRDSILAAPLVLDLVLFSDLAQRAGMKGTQEWLSFYYKSPMTAPGLYPEHNLFIQEMKLKNTLRHLMGEQQITHLGLDYYE is encoded by the coding sequence ATGGAAAAACTTACCGAAAAACGAACATCCATTCGACCCTCTGATGGAAAACTCGGCATCCTTCTCGTTGGGTTGGGAGCTGTCTCGACCACACTGATTGCAGGGGTTGAGGCGGTCAAAAAAGGGATTGCCAAACCGATCGGGTCACTGACCCAGATCGGAACAATCCGGCTTGGCAAGAGGACGGAGAACAGAACCCCTCTTGTCAAAGAGTTTGTTCCGCTCGCCTCCCTCCAGGACCTTGTTTTCGGTGCCTGGGACATATTCCCGGCCAATGCCTATGAATCGGCCCTTCACGCCGGTGTCCTTGAAAAGACACTGCTGGACCAGGTGAAACCTGAATTGGAAACTGTTGCCCCGATGCCTGCTGTTTTTGACAAAAACTATGTGAGAAAGCTCGATGGACCGAACGTCAAAAAGACAAAGAACAAGATGGAGGCGGCCGATCAACTTCTTGTTGATTTTGAGCAATTCAAGAAGAAAAACCGTCTTTCTCGCCAGGTTGTCATCTGGTGCGGATCAACAGAGGTTTACAGCCAGCCAAAGCCGGTTCATCAATCACTGAAGGCGTTTGAGAACGGCTTAAAAGAGAACAACCCCGATATCGCACCGAGCATGATTTACGCCTATGCCGCCTTAAAGGCCCGTATCCCTTTTGCCAATGGGGCTCCGAATCTGACCGTTGATATTCCCGCCCTGCAGGAACTGGCGATGGAAAATCACGTCCCGATCTCCGGCAAAGATTTCAAGACGGGGCAAACCTTGCTCAAGACAATCATCGCTCCCGGCCTCAAGGCGAGATACCTTGGCCTTCAAGGCTGGTTTTCGACCAACATCCTGGGAAATCGTGATGGAGAGGTCTTGGACGACCCCGATGCGTTCAAGACAAAAGAGGAGAGCAAGCTGGGGGTGCTGGATACAATCTTACAGCCACACCTCTATCCCGATTTATACGGAAAGATGTACCACAAGGTCCGCATCAATTATTACCCGCCCCGTGGTGACAATAAAGAAGGATGGGACAATATCGACCTGTTTGGTTGGCTCGGTTATCCGATGCAACTCAAGGTCGATTTCCTCTGCCGCGACTCTATTCTGGCCGCGCCGCTTGTCCTCGATCTGGTTCTTTTTTCGGATCTGGCTCAGCGCGCCGGGATGAAAGGGACCCAGGAATGGCTCTCCTTCTACTACAAGAGCCCGATGACGGCCCCCGGCCTTTATCCGGAGCATAACCTCTTTATTCAGGAGATGAAGCTCAAGAACACGCTCCGTCATCTCATGGGAGAGCAGCAGATCACCCACCTCGGTCTCGATTACTACGAATAA
- the trxB gene encoding thioredoxin-disulfide reductase: MSEDVIIIGSGPAGLTAAIYTARADLNPLCIEGYQRGGQLMLTTEVENYPGFEKGILGPDLMETLRKQAERFGTRFLTKDVTRVDLSKTPFSVDVGNEHYTSKTIIISTGASARLIGLPNEKRLMGKGVTTCATCDGAFFRNMEVAVVGGGDSAIEEALFLTKFASKVTVIHRRDQLRASKIMQDRALSNKKIAFVWNTIVEDVLGQNEVEGLQLKNVKNGESGILKVAGLFVAIGHDPNTRLFQGQVKMDKNGYIMTHNGTKTNVAGLFACGDVQDPAYRQAITAAGSGCMAAIDCERFLESLPH; encoded by the coding sequence ATGTCTGAAGACGTTATCATTATAGGGTCCGGCCCTGCCGGTTTAACCGCAGCCATCTACACCGCCCGTGCCGATTTAAATCCACTCTGTATTGAAGGGTACCAACGAGGGGGACAGTTGATGCTCACGACGGAGGTGGAAAATTATCCCGGCTTTGAAAAAGGTATCTTAGGTCCCGACTTGATGGAGACCTTAAGAAAGCAGGCGGAGAGATTTGGAACCCGCTTCCTCACCAAGGATGTCACCCGCGTCGACCTCTCCAAAACACCTTTTTCCGTCGACGTTGGAAACGAACATTACACCTCGAAGACAATTATCATCTCTACGGGCGCCTCGGCCCGTCTCATCGGCCTACCGAATGAAAAAAGACTGATGGGAAAAGGGGTCACGACATGTGCCACCTGTGATGGCGCCTTTTTCCGAAACATGGAGGTGGCGGTCGTCGGAGGGGGTGATTCCGCCATTGAAGAGGCACTCTTTCTCACGAAATTCGCCAGCAAGGTGACGGTTATCCACCGCCGTGACCAGCTGCGCGCCTCGAAGATCATGCAAGATCGCGCCCTCTCCAACAAGAAAATCGCCTTTGTCTGGAACACAATTGTGGAGGACGTACTCGGACAGAATGAAGTCGAGGGACTCCAACTCAAGAATGTAAAAAATGGCGAGAGCGGCATTCTCAAGGTAGCCGGCCTCTTTGTTGCAATCGGCCACGACCCGAACACGCGACTTTTTCAGGGGCAGGTCAAAATGGATAAAAACGGCTATATCATGACCCACAACGGCACCAAAACTAACGTCGCGGGTCTCTTCGCCTGCGGCGATGTCCAGGACCCCGCCTATCGTCAGGCGATCACCGCCGCTGGTAGCGGTTGTATGGCGGCGATTGATTGTGAGAGATTTCTCGAGTCCCTCCCTCACTAA
- a CDS encoding YifB family Mg chelatase-like AAA ATPase — protein sequence MLSRILSAGLLGVDAYLVEVEVDISLGLAKWNTVGLPESSVKESQDRVIAAIRNSGYDFHRRRITVNLAPANIRKEGTAFDLPIAIGLLSSSELIPREPLSDYLVLGELSLHGEIKPVRGALPMALLARSKKIPHLILPEKNSAEAAVVKGVTVLGVRTLSQVVQHFTGEKKLSPTDTTTPQQKRSRQEVDFFEIKGQSHAKRAMEVAAAGGHHLLLIGPPGSGKTMLSQRLPTILPPMSFEESLETTRIYSVAGLLHGESILLERPFRTPHHTISDAGLAGGGATPRPGEISLAHNGVLFLDELTEFKKNVIDILRQPLESQKITISRAHSSITFPARVMLVSSMNPCRCGYLGSSLPCHCTPQQIQLYRSRISGPILDRIDLQLEVPPVKYRDLLSQEEGESSFSIRQRVLRAREIQDRRLACFEIHCNGQMTPRLIRKFCTVGPEESSLLERAIEKLRLSARAYDRILKVARTIADLEESEKIGPTHLSEAIQYRSLDRSILQ from the coding sequence ATGCTCTCGCGGATTTTAAGTGCGGGTCTGCTCGGAGTTGATGCCTATCTGGTCGAGGTGGAGGTTGATATCTCACTGGGTCTCGCCAAGTGGAATACCGTCGGCCTGCCGGAATCGTCCGTCAAGGAGAGCCAAGACCGGGTGATTGCCGCCATCCGGAACTCCGGCTATGACTTTCATCGGCGCCGGATCACAGTCAACCTCGCGCCGGCCAACATCCGAAAAGAGGGAACCGCCTTTGATCTGCCGATCGCCATCGGGCTACTCTCCTCTTCCGAGCTGATTCCAAGAGAGCCCCTGTCCGATTATCTGGTGCTGGGAGAACTCTCCTTACACGGAGAGATCAAGCCGGTGCGAGGCGCCCTCCCGATGGCACTTCTGGCAAGATCAAAAAAAATTCCCCACCTCATTTTACCGGAGAAAAACAGCGCTGAAGCCGCCGTTGTAAAAGGGGTAACCGTTCTGGGCGTCAGAACCCTCTCCCAGGTTGTCCAACATTTCACGGGAGAGAAAAAACTTTCACCGACCGACACCACCACTCCCCAACAAAAGAGGAGCAGGCAAGAGGTCGATTTTTTTGAGATCAAAGGCCAATCCCACGCCAAGAGGGCGATGGAGGTAGCCGCGGCGGGTGGCCACCATCTCCTTTTGATCGGTCCTCCCGGTTCAGGCAAGACAATGCTCTCCCAGAGACTTCCAACAATCCTCCCCCCCATGAGTTTTGAAGAGAGTCTGGAGACAACGAGGATTTATAGCGTTGCAGGGCTCCTCCATGGAGAGTCAATACTGCTGGAACGCCCCTTCAGGACGCCCCATCATACGATATCGGATGCGGGGCTTGCAGGAGGTGGAGCCACTCCACGACCGGGGGAGATCAGTCTGGCCCACAACGGTGTCCTCTTTTTGGATGAGCTGACCGAATTCAAAAAAAACGTCATCGATATCCTTCGGCAACCGTTGGAGTCCCAAAAAATTACGATCTCCCGTGCCCATTCAAGCATCACCTTTCCAGCAAGGGTCATGCTCGTCTCTTCCATGAACCCTTGTCGGTGTGGCTATCTTGGCTCTTCCCTCCCGTGCCACTGCACCCCTCAACAGATTCAACTCTACAGGAGCCGGATCTCAGGACCTATTCTGGACCGGATTGATCTCCAACTCGAGGTCCCTCCTGTCAAATACAGGGATCTCCTGAGTCAGGAAGAGGGTGAATCCTCATTTTCCATCAGACAGAGGGTTTTAAGGGCCAGAGAGATCCAAGATCGCCGATTGGCCTGCTTTGAAATTCATTGCAACGGCCAGATGACTCCGCGTCTTATCCGCAAGTTCTGCACCGTTGGACCGGAGGAATCCTCATTGCTTGAGAGGGCGATTGAAAAATTGAGGCTCTCGGCACGGGCCTATGACCGGATCCTCAAGGTTGCCCGAACGATCGCTGATCTGGAAGAGAGTGAAAAAATCGGGCCAACCCACCTCAGTGAAGCGATTCAGTATCGAAGTCTGGACAGGAGTATCTTGCAATGA